ACCCCGGCAGCAGGTTGAAAAAATGGTGAAAGGGCCGACTGAGCCAGTGGCCGAGCCAGACCCGTGCAAGTTCCTGAAACCGAATCAGGCGACCGATCATTCCATCACCTGATTCAGGCTGGCGCGGTCGGCCGGGGTCAATCGGTAACCCTGTTCATACAGCTGGCTCATTCCCTCCATCAAGGCTTCCATTCCCCTGGATTCATGCAGCCGGTCGAAGACGGCGGTGAGGGAACGCAGGTGTGTGGCATTGCCGGTGGAAGGGTCTGAGGGAAGTTTCAGCGCCGCCAGAACGTCGTGTAGTTCGCGCGGGCTGTAGCGATTATTGTCGTCGCCGTCTCCGACGAGCGCGAACTCATAGAACGTCAGGCTCAAGGAGAGGAGCGACTGCGTACGTTGGAAGTCCGTGCGCACCGCCTCCACGCCGCCGGGATAGGCGGCTCGGCATTCCGCCGGCTCGTCCTGCGTCAACCAGGCGTCGTAGATGGTCTCACGATCGGGCGACCACGCGATACCTTGCACGATGGGCGGGGGAGCCTTTTTCCGTTCCTGCTGGTAGAAATAACTCAGGCAGCGGCTGGCGACACTGAAGGCTTGCTTATCCGTGGTCGTCTGGCGCTGGATATGTCGGGTAAATTGAGCGAACACATCCACGACTTCGAAGGGGGCGGCCGACGCCGGTGCCACTCCCCAACCCGCCGCTGCAACGGCGGTCAGGGACAGCAGCATGACGAGGGTGTGAAGGGCTCGTTGGTGCATCGTCATGGTCGGGGATTGGTATGCGGCGTTGAGCAACTGTCGATAAGTATAGCACGGGCTTCGGGCCGGCCGAGCAATTTCTCTCGAGGTTCCGTCGTGCCGAGAAAGGTGGTGCCGAGTGGTGGCGACGCAGTCCATGTTGGATGACACGGTTCCATACCTGACGTCCGAGGTTCCGGGGGTCGGGGGACGTATTCGCTCGGCGCCGGAAGATTTTTGCGTGGAAGAACGTCCGCTGTATTTGCCCTGCGGAACGGGTGAGCATTTGTACCTTCGTATCCGGAAACGGGGTCTGTCCACGCCGGATCTTGTGTCGATGCTCTCGTCGCGTCTGGGGATCAAGGCCCAGGGGATCGGGGTAGCCGGGCTCAAGGACGCGCAGGCGGTGACCTCACAAATGGTTTCGCTGCACGGTGTGAAGGACGAGGCCGTGGCGCGCCTGCAGCCGGACGAGCGGCTGCTTGCCGTGGAGGTGCTCGGTCGTCATCGGAATCGCTTACGGAAAGGACACCATGCCGGCAACCATTTCCGGCTGGTCATTCGGGGCGTACGGGAGTCGTGCGAAGAGGCGGTCCGGGAGATTCTGGAGGCATTGGTGCGGCGCGGTGTGCCGAACTATTTTGGTCCGCAACGGCAAGGGCGGGGGGGGGACAACTTCCGCCTCGGCGCCGAATTGCTGACGGACCCTGAGCGGCGGAAGCGCATGAGCCGGTCGAAACGCATGTGGTTCATGAACTCCTACCAATCCTTTGTCTTCAATCATATATTGGCCAAGCGCATCGATAGCCTCGACCGAGTCTTCTTGGGCGATTGGGCGATGAAGACGGATAACGGCGCCTGCTTCCCGGTGGAACAGCCGGAGGTGGAACAACTTCGGGCCGATCGTTTTGAAATCAGCCCGACGGGCCCGTTGTTCGGATCGCGTGCTCCCTGGGCCACGGGCGTGCCGGGCGAAATCGAACGGGCGGTGGTGACGGACTTGGGCACTACGATGGAACAGTTATCTCAAGCCGGTGCAGAATGTGGATTCCGGGGCGAGCGACGCGCCCTCCGGGTGGCTTTGAACGAGTTGGAATGGGAGCTGAAAGGCAGCGACCTGACGCTCTCATTTTGGCTCCAACCGGGATCCTATGCGACCAGCGTGTTGAGGGAAGTGATCAAAACCGGCCCATAGTGCGCGCTGCGTGGTAGAATCTATTCACGTTCCCCCTGTTGAGTCGAGAGTTACCTGAAGAAAGGAGCTCTCATGTCCCAATCACAAGAAATGGTCCTCCTGGAGGGCCACATCATCGATTCGTTGATCCTGGCCAAAGTTCTGGACACGATCCTGATGATGGGCGGCTCATTCGATCTCAATCACGTGACGATCGGCGCCACGAGGGAAGCTCCTTCGGAAGCCCGGATTACCGTGCGCGCCCCATCCGGACGGCTGCTCTCCGATATTCTCCGCGCCATCCAGCCCCACGGCGCGACGGTGGAAGGTGAAGGGGATTGCCGTTTCGAACCGGCTCCCGCCGCGGGGGTATTTCCCGAGCAGTTCTATGCGACGACACATTTGCCGACGCAGATACGGCTCGAGGGCGAATGGGTCGAAGTGGAGGCCATGGAAATGGACCTCGGTATTTGTATCGATCCTGCCAGGAGCCGCGCCCGAACGGTGCCGATGGGGGAGGTGAAGGCAGGAGACCTCATCGTGACCGGTCGTGAAGGGATCAGGGTCGTCCCGCTTGAGCGCCCCAGGGAACGGGATGTCTTCAGCTTCATGCAGTCGGTGGTATCGGCGGAACGACCGCATCAGCCGGTGGTGGCGGACATTGCGCGAAGAATGCAGGACCTGCGAGAGCGGCACCGAGCCGGGCAGCGGGGAGGGAAGGTGTTGGTGGCGGGGGGGCCGGCGATCGTCCACGGCGGCGGGCGGGAGTCGCTCACCTGGCTGATTGAGCAGGGGTTTGTGCAAGTGTTGTTTTGCGGTAACGCGTTGGCGGCGCATGACATGGAGGCGGATGTGTATGGGACGTCGCTGGGCTACGGCCTTTCGGCAGGCCGCTCGGTGCCTCATGGCCACGAACATCACTTGCGGACGATCAATCGTATCCGTGCGATCGGCGGTATCCGGGAGGCGGTCACCACGGGCCTCATCAAGCATGGAATCATGGCGGCCTGCGTGCGGCACGATGTGGATGTGGTGATGGCGGGCACGATCCGCGACGATGGCCCGTTGCCGGGAGTGATCACCGACTCCGTGGAGGCACAGCGTGCGATGCGAGCGGCCGTGCCGGGAATCGGATTGGCGCTGCTGATCGCATCCACCCTCCATGCCGTAGCAACGGGCAATCTGTTGCCGGCGACCGTGCCGACTGTGTGCGTTGACGTGAATCCCGCCGTTCCGACCAAGCTTGCAGACCGAGGCAGCTTTCAGGCCGTCGGTTTGGTGATGGACGCCGCGTCGTTTTTGACTGAGTTGGCGCGTGAATTGGGGTGGCGTCCATGAGTCGTCTGCTGGTGTGCCCTCCCGATTATTTCAGTATCGACTATGAGATCAATCCTTGGATGCGTCGGGCCAACGCCGTCAATCCGGAGGAGGCCGTGCGGCAGTGGCATGGTTTGATGGAAGTGCTGGAAGGGGTGGTGGGCGCTGCCGTTGAGCGGATGGCTCCTGTCCAAGGCCTGCCGGATTTGGTCTTCACGGCAAATGCCGGTGTCGTTGTCGGGCGTAAGGCCGTGATCAGTCGATTTCGTCACCCGGAGCGTCGGCGCGAAGAAACCCATTTTGCCGCATGGTTCACGCAGCACGGGTATGAGGTGCTCACGCTGGATCCGCAGTTCTATTTCGAAGGTGCTGGAGATTTACTCGGTTTTCCCGACCGGTGGTTCGGCGGCTATCGTCAGCGGTCCGACATTCGAGCCTTTCCCCACATCGGCGAGCTGTTCAAGAAAGAAATCATTCCGCTCGAATTGGTGGACGGGCGCTTCTACCATCTCGACACGTGCTTCTGTCCCTTGAGCGGAGGAGAACTTCTGTATTTTCCATCGGCGTTCGATCCCTATGCGCAGAAGGCGATCATGGAACAGATTCCGGACCGCCGTCGCTTGGCGGTGCCGGAGGAAGAAGCCTTGCGGTTTGCCTGCAACGCAGTCTGCGTCGGCAAGCATGTCGTCCTTCCTGCCGGATGCCCTCGTACGATGGACCTCTTGGATCGTGCCGGGTATATGCCTCACCCCACGCCGCTGGATGAGTTCATGAAGTCCGGTGGTTCCGCCAAGTGCCTCACCCTCGCACTCGATTAGGCCAAACCCCTCGCCTCCACAACGTTTCTGTGCTGGAGAACACCTTTCAGAACTTTCTCATCATGAGCGCAAGAGGGCCTGCAGAATAGGCGGCGCTCCTCGAGCATCGCCGCCGGCGGTGGCTCGAAGTGTTGGGTAGGACTATGCTTTGGTTCGAAAGAGAAACGACAGATACAAGCCGGCGATGGCGGTCGTCGTGAGTTCGATCGTGAGGAGCATGCGGCTGACGATGGCATCCGGTTGTGGAGGAGACAGGATGAACCGAAAACCGAGAAAGGCGGCCGGCTGCGAGGGAGGGCTCTCCCAGGGGGGAAAGACTAGAGCAACCAGTAGAAGGCCGACCATTCCATAAAGGATGTTGATGTTGAGCTGCTCCTTCTCCTTCCCTGTTCCGGGTCTCAGGGCGGCCTGCGGCGGTGAGCCATCGAGCGCCCGGCCGCATTGCGTGCAGAATCGGTTGATCTCGGGGAGGTCGTGTCCGCAGGAAGGACAGGGCTTCATAGTGGTCCTTTGATTGAGGGCATTAGCCTATCCTGTGGTGAGTCGGATTTCCAGTGGGCTCTGTGGGGCCGCTTCGTTGACACATCCGAAAAGGCGTTTCTATAATTCGCCGCAACGAGATCGCTGCGGGGTCGCAGCGAACAACCGGCCATACGGCCCTGAGGGGTGGGTGACGTGAGCAGATCAATGCCGACGGTCGCGGTGATTGGTGCGGGAGCTTGGGGAACTGCCCTGGCCGCCCACCTGGCTGCAAAGCCCGTGGCGGTCCGCCTCTGGGCGTATGAGAAGGAAGTCGTGGAGTCGATCACGCGCGACCGCGAAAACCGGATGTTTTTATCAGGGGTGCCGTTACCGGAGACATTGTCCGCCACCGGCTCCTTGCACGACGCGGTGACCGGGGCCGATGCCTTGGTGTTTGCCGTGCCATCTCACGTCGCGCGTCGGGTACTGCGCCAGCTGGCGTCCGTCATGACCGAGCCGATGCCGTTCATCAGCGCCACCAAGGGGATCGAAGAGGACACCCTCGCCCTGATGACACAGGTGATGACCGAGGAACTTCCGCCGTCGATCCATCCTTTTCTCATGGTGCTCTCGGGCCCCAGTTTCGCGGCAGAAGTGAGCGCG
This region of Nitrospiraceae bacterium genomic DNA includes:
- a CDS encoding tRNA pseudouridine(13) synthase TruD, with the translated sequence MATQSMLDDTVPYLTSEVPGVGGRIRSAPEDFCVEERPLYLPCGTGEHLYLRIRKRGLSTPDLVSMLSSRLGIKAQGIGVAGLKDAQAVTSQMVSLHGVKDEAVARLQPDERLLAVEVLGRHRNRLRKGHHAGNHFRLVIRGVRESCEEAVREILEALVRRGVPNYFGPQRQGRGGDNFRLGAELLTDPERRKRMSRSKRMWFMNSYQSFVFNHILAKRIDSLDRVFLGDWAMKTDNGACFPVEQPEVEQLRADRFEISPTGPLFGSRAPWATGVPGEIERAVVTDLGTTMEQLSQAGAECGFRGERRALRVALNELEWELKGSDLTLSFWLQPGSYATSVLREVIKTGP
- a CDS encoding TIGR00300 family protein, with product MSQSQEMVLLEGHIIDSLILAKVLDTILMMGGSFDLNHVTIGATREAPSEARITVRAPSGRLLSDILRAIQPHGATVEGEGDCRFEPAPAAGVFPEQFYATTHLPTQIRLEGEWVEVEAMEMDLGICIDPARSRARTVPMGEVKAGDLIVTGREGIRVVPLERPRERDVFSFMQSVVSAERPHQPVVADIARRMQDLRERHRAGQRGGKVLVAGGPAIVHGGGRESLTWLIEQGFVQVLFCGNALAAHDMEADVYGTSLGYGLSAGRSVPHGHEHHLRTINRIRAIGGIREAVTTGLIKHGIMAACVRHDVDVVMAGTIRDDGPLPGVITDSVEAQRAMRAAVPGIGLALLIASTLHAVATGNLLPATVPTVCVDVNPAVPTKLADRGSFQAVGLVMDAASFLTELARELGWRP
- a CDS encoding zinc-ribbon domain-containing protein; translated protein: MKPCPSCGHDLPEINRFCTQCGRALDGSPPQAALRPGTGKEKEQLNINILYGMVGLLLVALVFPPWESPPSQPAAFLGFRFILSPPQPDAIVSRMLLTIELTTTAIAGLYLSFLFRTKA